One Salvia splendens isolate huo1 chromosome 1, SspV2, whole genome shotgun sequence genomic window, TTTTGTTTCGCAAATCGGCCTATCAAAGCTGTCACAGATTTTACGTCGCGTTGGGGCAATTCGTCGAGCAGCTGGTGGGCGTCCGGATTGCAGAAGGAAGCTGATTCTGCGCGAGACACGGAGTTGGTTTGGAAGGAGCATTGTCCAACAACTGCGAGCCTTTTCTGCCGAATCAAAGTAGGCGCAAACGACATTCTATTAAAAGCATAGGAGCAACGAAATGAAATTTAATGGAGTACTAATAAAACTTGGATATAAAAAGGAAGTCAATTTCCCATTAGTTGTCAAAAATGGATTTTGTTACAAATTCAATTTATGATTTTTGCTATCAATTCAGAAATACAGTAAGTATTAAATTTTGGCTAAAGTTTATGGCTTTAGTAGGAGTACTAGAGTAGTATTAGATCGGTTGGCAATGTGGTACTATCTCATTAGACAAGAAACGGTAGTAATTTGAATTATATAGTTTGCCTAAATTGGCATCCACTCCAATATAcggaattttattttcttctaatATAAGTGGCTTAATTCACGAAAATAAATGTTTTATTAACCAAAATCATTTTTAACAAATCATATACTCCACTAACTTATACATAATACTGAATATACATGGCAATCttatatatagataaaaaataGGGGGTTGGATAGGATAATCGATAGTACTTTTAAATTGTAAGTGAATCTTACAATAAAATGTcttttaaattataaagttGTTGTTAGCATTTGGAAATTATCTTGATAGGTTTATTTGTTTGACACATACCCCAGCTTCGGCTTGGCTCCTTGTCATACGTTCACACTTTTCTCGGATACCAATCAATCCATAATTTTCGATGCCGTTGTAATATATGATATTAAACACTAAGATTCACGTCAAGAAAGAGCTACAAAATAATTGGTTTATAGAAAAGCCTaccacaatataaataaaaagcCCATTAAAAAGAAATCTAAAGTGAAGTGTGTTACGTGTTATAGACCCAATAAGCtgtaatactactattaaattgaGTTTTCCGATATCCCGATAGATGGGCTGTGTTCGTTTTAGAACCCATAAAAGACGTCGTTTAGAATTGATAATAAATTCATGAAATGCATAAATGTTTAGGACCTGTTCAGTTACACAGAATTCATTCAGTAAGAAATAAAGTTGAGCAGTTTTAGAGCAGATTTGAGATGGGTGTGGCCCACCAACGTGGAGATGAAAATGGTGTTCAGGTTGCCCGATTGCCATCAGATTAGGGGTCCTCTCTTAAGCTAAAGGACGAAAAGCCCCCTCTGCCACCGCCCTAGCCGTAGGAACCAGTAACCACAAACTTCTCCTCCCCGCCGCTCTCCGGCGACACATCCATCAGCCCTCTCCCGCCGCCTTGTACGTCGCAAAATGTACTGCTGTGAAAAAAGCCCCAATCTCGTCCTCCCTCGCCACCCTCCCCACGCAGTACTAGACGCCGCAATTCGGGCTGCCCCTCAGCTGGAGGAGGAGTTGCTTCACCACATCCGTCGGTGTCAGCACCGCTCGCTGGCCACGGTGGCACACACACCTTGCTGCAATGCCGTGTGCAGACTGATTTTTCTCGTGAATAAAATAGACACCAATTTTCGATTTATGTCAGGGGTTAAAGAAGTCATTTTGTGTACAATTCCTCAGTAACTTGGCCTCTCAGATTTGTATATCACCATTTTTGAAAGAATTTAATTTGGCCAAAAACGAGAGTAACAGTGCGGGCTTCCCTTTAATTCAAAGGCCGAGAAGTAATGAATCATAGAAGATGAACATCATATTTACCCCCTAATTGAACCCATTTATGGGCATATTGGGAAAGGTGAACACGCCCTTAGAATATGGCGTGAATATAAAGTTTGATTCAATAGTTTAGAGTTGAATGAAGCTAGCATTTAATGGGAGTACATGACATTGAAGTTCAAACACCTATCAATCTATCATACCATTTCGGCAcaaataaatattcatttcGGGACATCACAACCTATTTGCACTCTTTTTTTACtatctttctttattttcggtcctaatttattctttttcttttttttttactttattttctttcattttttattatctctttatttagtctttaaatattaatttattaaatctcATAGCTAAAAGAaatgtaaattttataaaataaattgatgaGAGAATGTAGCTTTTGGTAATAGTATACGTATTTGTCTCAAGTTAGGAGAGATGTATTAATCCCCCTTTTAAGTGTGACAAGCAATAAGTACAAAATGAGTTAACACTTCGCCACTTCGGGGAAAATGATCAAAATTGCTCAACTGAATTATTACCAAGAGTGATACTAAAATGTTTCAAAACCACATAATTTGCAGCTATTACTAAATATACACTAACAAAGTTAGAGTAACCAACGAATAAAGGTCTcataaacaataacaaaacatatATGGAGAAGAAAAAAATCAATACGTATTTTTCATTCTACTTTTAGGGTTATACGAAATGTGTGTCAATAAATAACTCAAATATCAACCTAACAAAATAAGACATATTTAACTGAAAATGGCTTAGCTGGATCCCAACTATATAATCTTTCAAAAAACCAATTGATCTCACCCAATTTGCTAACCCTTTTCTTCATTCTTGAAATTGAAAGATACTAACAAAAGAAGCTTTACATAGGAAAGAAAAGAGACAACCGTGATGTCTTTTAGGATATGGAGTACATCTAATAGTTAATTCCATCACactcacaatcacaatcacaatcacaatcacaatcacaatggAAATGATTTAGATTTCAGGCGAGAGAGACTCGAATATTTGTGTAAACCCCATTAATTTATCTATCATTACACAATTCAACTAGCCAATCACCTCTCTTCACCAATTTCACATCCATCATTTCACCATCATCACCCCATTAACCAAATTCCCACTTATTAATGTGTCGCATGTTTGTGCATATTGCTCCGTTTcgagtttgattttattttagttttcatTGTactattgttttcatttttttaaaatgcaaTCCATCAAGGACAAATTATTACAAAATCCTAAGCAATCCTTTTCAAtccatataaatataattaatcggGAGAACATTACATTGAGAGATTTGATCTTCGATTATATAGTCCATGAATTGGGGGGAACATTACAAATCTACATTctttatagaaaatattttttacaatTATAAATAGAGGGAACGCATTTACCTTTATTCCAAAATGTCCCTCTATGAAAATGTAGGATATCATCGTGTATTTAgatgatttaaaatttgattttaagaTGATGGGCAATATATATCAGAAGAAGGTGACGAAGACCTAACAAAATCCACTCATGGATTGTCATGACATCAATTAAGTACTCTACTATATAGATGTATAGAGATCGAGTATGTAATACGTTCTCTTCTATAGTTTGTTCAAAATATAGAGTTCAAGTTAAAACCCATATGAGATAATGAGAATGCAACTAAGTGTCAAAATCTTTCTTTTACTAAGATGCATTTAGTTGATGGATGTATTGTTATTTACTAATaatcacaaaacacaacaaaacgcATTATGCTTTAACTACTTTCTGTGTTGGGCTTTGAAATGTGACGttttactttttaattaattgaccaaacaatttttaataaatCGCAAATTATGTTTTTAAAAACGTCGAACAATGATGGAGATCACTTTGTTGTTTATCTAGTTGAACccaaaatattagtattaaattttcaatttcctAAATTGCTCGCACAATATAGTACTTACCATTGAAGTAAGAGTTCCGCAACTTCTTTTAATTGATAAGTGATAATAATATGTACTACAAATTAATTTCACCTTAACCAAAAAGTTTTAGGAGCAACCAAGCAAGCAAAATTGATAGAAGAGACAATTTGAAGCAGGAAAAATCGATACAAAACTGATACTATTAGTTAGTAGTAGAGTtaacaaaaacaaagaaagaCAAAATTTGTCACTAATTCCTAAGGAGTAGAAAAAAACAACTCCACTTAGATGCTATATTAGTCGGATTTACTAAATTAAACCACTGAATAATTTCATTTTGATAAAAATACCAATAGTTTTAGGAATCGGTAGAATTTGTGTTAGGATTATCTACAACCTATGGAAGCTTAACAAGAATTTAAGAGCTATAAACTGATTCGGTAAGGCAGATTTTTAGAATCCTAATCCAGGTTAGGGATAATTAAATTGTACTAAAGAGAAGATTTAACTTAATTATTAATAACCTGTAATGGTAGTAAAAAAATGGTGTTGGGTGGATTGTGACTGATTAAACCCAACAATTAGTCCCACCGTAATTAACCATGATGTGAATAGTCCAAATTGCTGATATTAAAGGCACCCACCCCTATTCATTTAGCATGAGACAAAAACGGTTAATTGTTTTTAAGAATCTTGGCTGGCTTAAATGTAACACGCAATTGCATTTGTCCAGCGAGGGAACcgtgattttattaaaaattaaaacgaAATGATCTTAAACaaaaaatgctaaaaaataaataaaatgctacACTGTAAGTTAAACTAAAAATAGCTAAAGATAAAAGTAGGTTTATAATGAGCTTTATTGAATGATTCTACTTTTATAGAAGTACTTTCTTTTTACAAGATAGATAAATTACATCGGCTTAAAAAACTAGAAAAGGGCCTAAACCATTACAGATGAAATCGTAGATataacaatattattattatactagTAGTTATTTTATTAGAACCGGCAAAGCAATTTGAGATTGTGAGTTCTGACAATTTTTTCGATTATTTAGGTTTCAATTTGGAGCCAACTTTTTTTTGGTTCAAATGGTCAAACGCAAGAGTATTAAGGTATATGCATActtaagtagtagtactactactactattagaGTAATTTATTTGTATTACGAATTTGAGAGACAAAATGAGATGGATGATATAGAGTTGTTGAGCAGAGAGTATTGATGTAATCCTTGAACCCACCCACCCACCACCTTAAAGAGAGCTAAGGAATATGAACTTCCTCCGTACCCTTGATGCTCTCTCCTGCAGCGGCGTCGAAGCTGGAATGCAGGCTGTACAGTAGGTAGAGGAGCAGGGTGAGAGCGGAGAAGTATCCGAATCGGAGATAGGATTCCTTGTTGAGGGCACCCAACAAGAATATGTTGAGAAAGATGGATATGGAGGGGATCCAGGGCATGAAGGGGACCCCCCAATTCTCGGGCTTCCGGACCTGAGGGACCATGAAGAGGAAGAGCTGCAGGAGAGCAATGGCGAGAGCAGCAGAAACTCCGAGCATCACGAGCCTGGGCTTGCCTGATGGTGTCAAGTACCAGAGGAGAGTGAAGAGGATACAAGTGAGTGAGAAGCAGAAGAGGAAAGACAGAGTCGGCCATGGATTCGTCGTCCCTATGCCCACATAGCGCCGGTATATCACTGCATTCGCCACCATGTAGAACACGAACAGAGTCCCGATCGACACCAAATCCAGCAGGATATCTAGATCAGTAAACACCGCGATTGCTGCTGTCAACATCCCTGCAAACATGAGCCCCCTCACATGACGAAAGCATATATGCATCAAACCCAAAGCTTTTTCAAAGTGGACGACCATTCTTTCTACATGATTTAGCAAAGTCTCCAAATCTTGGAAATGTTGACCCAAAAAGAAAGAATTACTGCTAtcatatggagtactactatttccCGTCTCTTCATGCCGTTACATTAATTCCTCACAAAACATGTGAGCATCACAAACCATAAATTGATTTGCTTGTCTTTTCTCAGTAAGGTATGGGGCTTAAAcaacaagaaaacaaatcacATAGAGGGTATCGACTCAGCAGATGACGATGACACGTCCATATGGTGATAAAAACAGTtacaaagagagagagagagagagtaccgAGGAAGCAAGAGGCGTTGACAGGGGTAGAGGTGGAGCGGTGGACCTGCGCAAACCAGGAGGGGACCACACAAGATCGGCCGATGACACACATGTAGCGAGCCTGGCCCAGCATCGCCACCAGGAGAGACGTCACTATCCCGAAACTGGCCCCCACCCCGATCACATTCGACACCCACTCAGCCCCCTCCTTAAACGCCCCCGAAAACGGCGCTTCCGCATCGATCAAATCGTATGGCAGAAGCGACGACATCGATGCCGCCATCAAGCAGTATAATACCGTCACCATCATCACCGACCCCGTCACCCCGATCGGAATGTTCTTCGCCGGATTCTCCACCTCCTCCGCCATCGTCGACACCGCGTCGTACCCGATGTAGCTCATGTACACCACCGCCGCGCCGTCGAACACTCCCGACGCTCCGAAGGGGAAGAAACCGCCTGCGTTTTTAGGATCGCTCGGCTCCGTGAAATTGATTAGTTTCCCTCTCCAGAACCCCATCGCGATCACGAACGCTATGAACAGAATGTGCAGCGCCGTGAGCGACATGTTCACCCACGAGCTCTGCTTCGTGCTGTAGCAGATGACGATTGTGATGAGCAGCACTACCACCACCGCGATCAAGTCGATCTCATTGTATCCTTTCGGCAGGCTGTGGACGGTGAACCGCAGCTGCGTGCTCGCGGGAAGGCCTAGCGCGGTGCCCAGGTAGGAAGTGAGGCCGCGCGCGACGGCGGCGTTGGAGAGGACGTAGTCGACGATGAGATTGGAGCCGGTGAAGAAGGCCGGGAGCTCGCCGAAGGTGACGTGGATGTAGCTGAAGGagccgccggcgacgggcatggCGACGGCGAACTCGGTGTAGCAGAAGGCGGAGAGGAGTGCGCAGAGGCCGGCAATGGCGTAGGAGAGGACGACGGCGGGGCCAGCGCAGAGGCGGCTGGCGCGGCCTGTGGTGATGAACACGCCGGCGCCGACCATCCCGCCGATTCCGAAGCAGATGAGGTCGTGCCAGCCGAGCGACCGCTTCATCTCGGAGCCGGAAAGGGAACGGACCTTGTTCATTTCTTGCAGTGAAGTGGAGACGGAGCAGgcgcggcggcggaggcggttTGGGGTGTCGGAGAGGGCGTGGAGGTAGGATTTGAAGCTGGAAAAGGACTGAGAACTGCTTGCCATTGCACTATGTTTTTAGCAGGGATCAGAATGTGTGTGTCTACTACATtgacaaacacatatatatatatatatatatatatacagtaGAAGAGAAAAACAAACGGCAGCTAGTTTTATGGTAGAAACCGGAACTATCAGGTGAAGCTTTTTGGGTATCACCTTTGAGGCTTTGACTTTTTTATactccaaataaataaatataggaCATTTAATAGACCGAATAGAGTAATTAATGAATATAAAgtatatttacaaaaattaatataaaaaaggaaataggaAAAGATTTATCGtccaaataagaaaatataagaTATTTAATAAGATTGGTGGGAGTAATGGCAATGTGTCAACATATCTTATCTCTGTATAATAAATTCATGCTGATCTAGAGGATTAAAATCAAGATTTTTATGCAATAATTCTGAAGAAGAGAAATACGAGTAAGAGGATGAAATGTTGAAAGAATTGGACAAGGAAGATATAGAAGAGAAGAACAACTGCAGGTAGGTTAATGGGAAGAATtggaaatatttaattaatttttcaatatcACCGTCTTAGAGGGAGAGAGATTGTAGTCATCTcctttaagaaattgtttgactttatgaaggaaaaaaatgagcaaaaaaaagttaatgaaatatgacctctataataattatgaataaaataatttaataaaatgtgagttcacttattaaaaaagttaaaaataaaataaaatatgtattacaagttattcaaataaataaatataggaCATTTAGTGAGACCAAATGGAGCAATTATTACCGGACAATGTCAATGTTTTAATGTGTCTCTGTGCAATAAATTAATGCTGATTCATAGGATTGAAATAAAGATTTTTATGCAATAATTATGCTTTCCCTGTGCTTAAACCTCGTacaagaaaatttaaaaagttatcTTGTAATTTATATACATAAAAAAGTTATTTAAATACTGTAATTTGATAAAATTCTTATTATTCTCATAATATTTCATATACAATTGTTGAATTacgaaatttcaaatttttaaaatgatCTCATCCATATAAAAAATGACTTATTTTGGTGATATTAGacgatatttttttattaaataagaataaaaaaagaaaaaaaaacttaaataaataattattttactgAAATACGTTGTTTGAAtaactaaaaatctacattttgcacataaataagataattgaaaaaattgaaaaattcataatttagtAATCTAATTTCAAATCTAATAAAATTGacaagaatttgattgaatttttttttacttaaatgaCTATTAATTCTATATAGAATATTCCTATTTCATTAGTTGTTAGACATAAAACTCATAAATAAGGCGATGATCATATGAGTACTACTACAAAGTTAGAATTTGGCCGCCATCAATTACTATGACTAAAACTTATGAAAGTCAGTGCAGGCCGAAATCCACATATTGGTCTGAGTAGCCCGCTAGGGTTGGAATTGAAAGATTCTAGTTCGATAAAATTTTAATCCaattagcccacaagttgagtAAGGCTGACCCATAATCCGATGGGTTATAACTATGTGCATCTATTATCTATTATCTATTCTTCCGTATTGTTTGACAACTAATTCGATATTTATGGATCacttttataatataaataataaaataattatacaataaaattaatcttctattttatatttaataaacCATACACATTTTGGACgacacgagaattaatgcataattagtgaagTAACAGTGAGGAGGAGATGGTAGTTAAAATGGGGATGGATCCCCTACTGCAGCACCAGGAGTTGTGCATAATACGGCGAGGTTTTGTGAAAAAACGCAGCcatctcattctctctcttctttcaatatcttttttctttattttataccttctctttctttcactattttaaatattttcttctttcattctttgttttcattttataaaatgctaaaaatattgtaaaattcaaaaatattaattatagttatatatatatatatatatatatatatatatatatatatatatatatatatatatatatatatatatatggtagtgataaaatacaaactcatgGAGTATATCgtacaaactctaaacttttcaacacagtgtcaacacatcgtaaaatttcaagattttaatatcgtcaatacaatgtcaacacaatatcaacacagtgtcaaccgttgacactgtattgatattttctattgctgttattttgtaatctgttgatattttttaaagatccatatcatagtttggagtttgtacaatatttagagtttccatttgatcacattcctccTTCTTGATACATAAGTATTTATAAATGATAACTATTCAAATCATCAAATATATAcgttaaaaattaaagaaataatatAAGGATTTTAAATGATAACTCTTCAAATCATCAGACATATACAAAATAATTAAGGACTGCATATCTTGAGCTTCTATTTCATGGTAACTATACCTCTCAAATTCTACAACATTTtgagtattttataaatataaacaaagaatgaaaatattgaaaaaagagagaaagagatgttTACAACATTTtgagtattttataaatataaacaaagaatgaaaatattgaaagaagagagagaaaggggtGGTTGCGTTTTGTTCACAAAACCTTGCGTACTATGCACAACACCTTGTGCTGTGTTTTTAGGCACAATAGCGGATCCATCCCCGTAGTCAAAATAGTATCAGTGGATAGTGAaactcacattattattagtgtttaatagtGAGCCTAGTAGTGTAAGTTGTAAATACATTGATGTATATATGTAATGAATTTGGTAGAACTTTCCATAAACAAAAATGGgataattttatgggacggcGAATAGGAAAGTgttcttatttttatgggacggaccaTAGATATAagccatatttcctttttcgtccgtccacagaaatagggatgtcaatcgggccaacccgttcgggttcgggccaacccgttcaggttgtcgggccattcgggtacaggctattcgggttatgattttttcgggttataatagttcgaccctaaccctaacccttcgggtttcgggctaacccaccgggttattcgggccaatgggtatttttaattcttttaatattttcaaaaaataatacgtattttaaattttctttaattatatacatatttttaattaatcattcaacaatgaaatacatattttttattttctttaatatttttaaaaaagattaagttatttttatttacaaaatatctatcaatagtatgtttatgtttatgtatttaaaacataaatcaacactttgtttcaaaattcaaaaataaatcaattcgtagaaaattaaataaaattttcataacgtgagaggtgcatcgtagatgtaacaaaaatattttgaattgttaaagagtgaattatcaagatacTAGCTAATTGGaataactctaagttttcttgaattatgattggtcaaatttaatttattccagctgtaaataagtcaaataataatttatttatgttttaagaatcatcaaagtacgcataattcattgacgaagcggcgtcaaaacactttgcactattatattggaaatatactaaaagaaagcttttatatacgagtatttataaatccatgaaccacatggtgatttttttcgtgatcttatatagtctgttgacgtatttggattttgcatggttttagagggttttcttggatgattttgattatatttctatattttggtatgtttacatgtttgttgagaaatgatagaaaattgattagaaaatgtacacaaaatatgtggatgtgcagcagccttgtttgagtcaatgtttctcgcgattttgaagtctgataaacctctaatacatatcattctcttcgtcttcgaaagagcttcgcgtggatatattgcacgcctcaatcggagctttgtagagaaagttataaccgttacaaaaactgctcgatgtgcagaagccttcaacccgacgggccgacccgtaacccgaacgggtcagcccgcctaacccgacaacccgaacgggtcagcccgaatggcccgattttaaattcgggctgtgaaattacaaccctaaccctgtatttttatcgggttattcgggccggcccgcgggttcgggttacattgacatccctacacagaaatagtccatatccatttatgacaacatttttcttcttctcttttactttatcatttatgagtCCCATCATCCACtatacaatttcaactactttttcccCTTCTCCTTACTTTatcaaattacacattaaaactcgtgccaacaCTAAATGgcttatttctatgggacggaaggagtatatttttattaatataacaaCAGATAAATAAGTTAGAAAATTCAAATTCACTCCAAAAAAACAGTTTTACAATATGctataaatttcttaaaatatgttcatatattattttacttatacaaacttttaattattataattatattttatattctatAAATATGATTAATTTTAGTCATTATAATTAGATTGAACACATATTAAATTTATTGGTAATAATCCGATTAGTCCCCAAGGCTAGCCCGATACTCGAACATTTTGAATTAGGATTGAAAATTTCTAACCCGATAAAATCACAACTCGATTAGTCCAAACCCGATTAACCTACAACCAGAGCAAGGTTAGGGTTAACCGTAAATACATTGGGTTGACACGATTGACATTCCTAATAAAGATGGACCTACATTCTCATAAAATAAAAGACATTTTTTttatccgtcccataaaaatatctcatttacatttatggaaagttctcCCAAATTCATCAtctatatacatcaatttatttataacttataccacTAGAGCCCATCATTAAACAATAGTAACGTGGGTCACACTATCCGCTAACGCTATTTTAACTACCAttt contains:
- the LOC121799811 gene encoding cationic amino acid transporter 7, chloroplastic-like, which translates into the protein MASSSQSFSSFKSYLHALSDTPNRLRRRACSVSTSLQEMNKVRSLSGSEMKRSLGWHDLICFGIGGMVGAGVFITTGRASRLCAGPAVVLSYAIAGLCALLSAFCYTEFAVAMPVAGGSFSYIHVTFGELPAFFTGSNLIVDYVLSNAAVARGLTSYLGTALGLPASTQLRFTVHSLPKGYNEIDLIAVVVVLLITIVICYSTKQSSWVNMSLTALHILFIAFVIAMGFWRGKLINFTEPSDPKNAGGFFPFGASGVFDGAAVVYMSYIGYDAVSTMAEEVENPAKNIPIGVTGSVMMVTVLYCLMAASMSSLLPYDLIDAEAPFSGAFKEGAEWVSNVIGVGASFGIVTSLLVAMLGQARYMCVIGRSCVVPSWFAQVHRSTSTPVNASCFLGMLTAAIAVFTDLDILLDLVSIGTLFVFYMVANAVIYRRYVGIGTTNPWPTLSFLFCFSLTCILFTLLWYLTPSGKPRLVMLGVSAALAIALLQLFLFMVPQVRKPENWGVPFMPWIPSISIFLNIFLLGALNKESYLRFGYFSALTLLLYLLYSLHSSFDAAAGESIKGTEEVHIP